TGTTCCTTATCTCTGTTTTATCATTGCCTCCGGAGCTATTCCTGAGATCGGAAAAACTATGGTTTTCCATCACAAATACACAGGCATCAGCCATATCTTCTACCCAGAGAAACTCCCGCAATGGCTGTCCTGTGCCCCACAGCGAGAGTCTGACGTGGCGGTCATTGTCCTTAATGATTTCAGCAATTCCAAACCGGCCCAGGTAATTCAACAGCTCATGATCTTCTGTATCAATAGTGATCCCTTCTGCTTGGTTCCGGATCAGATCATTTCTGATTTCCCGGAGGTCGCCTTTTTCAAGACATTTTCCCAGATGAATTTTTCTGAGCAGTGCGGGAAGAACGTGCGAAGTTTCGAGGTTGAAATTATCGTTATAACCATACAGATTGGTCGGCATGACTGAAATAAAATCAGTTCCATACTGCAGATTATACGATTCGCACATCTTCATACCTGCAATCTTGGCGATGGCATAGGGTTCATTGGTATACTCCAGTTCACCGGTAAGCAGGCAATCTTCCGACATAGGCTGAGGCGCATTTTTGGGATAGACACAACTGCTGCCCAGAAACAACAATTTCTTCACGCCGTTGAGATATGCCTGATGAATTATATTATTCTGAATCTGAAGGTTTTCATAAATAAACTGCGCCCTGTATTTATTATTGGCCATAATACCTCCGACTTTGGCGGCGGCCAGAAAAACAAATTCAGGTTTTTCATACTCAAAAAACGCAGTAACTTTTGACTGGTCTGTCAGGTCTAATTCCTCAAAAGTTCTGGTGATTAAATTGACATATCCTTTTCGCTGAAGATTATTCATGATGGCGCTGCCTACCAAACCCCGGTGCCCGGCGATGTAAATCCTGCTGTCCTTATTCATTATGGCCATTGTTTATCGCTTTCTTTCAGGTTTATTCAAAATAGCTTAAGATATCATACCCGCCATCTCTCAGGTACCGATCTTTTTTCATCAGTTTGATATCTCCTTCCATCATATCTTTAACCAATCCTTTCAGGTCATATTCCGGAATCCAGCCCAGCTTCTCCCTGGCTTTTGTCGGATCTCCCAGCAACAGGTCGACTTCAGTCGGCCTGAAATACATAGGATCCACAGCAAGCACCTCTTTACCTGACGACAACTGATATTCCGGATTACTGCAACCGGTAACATACGCCTTTTCATCCACTCCTGATCCTTTAAATTCTATGGAAATACCTACCTCACCAAAGGCCAGTCTGACAAATTCCCTGACCTCTGTTGTAATCCCGGTGGCTATAACAAAATCTTCAGGTTTTTCCTGCTGAAGGATGAGGTACATTGCCCTGACATAATCCTTTGCGTGTCCCCAATCCCGTTTTGCCGAAAGATTTCCCAGAAACAATTTATCCTGCATACCCAAAGCAATGCGTGAAACGGCCATTGTAATCTTCCTGGTTACAAAGGTTTCTCCGCGAACAGGCGATTCATGATTAAACAATATTCCGTTTGCAGCAAAAAGCCCGTAGGCCTCCCGATAATTCACCGTAATCCAGTATGCATACATCTTAGCGACTGCATAAGGGCTCCGGGGATAGAAAGGGGTTTTTTCAGACTGCGGGATCTGTTGCACCAAACCATACAACTCGCTGGTAGACGCCTGGTATATCCTTGTCTTCCCGGCAAGGTTCAGCAACCTTACCGCTTCAAGTATCCTTAATGTTCCGATACCATCAGCATTTGCGGTATATTCGGGAGAGTCGAAACTCACCTTGACGTGCGACATGGCTGCAAGGTTATAGATCTCATCGGGCTGAACCTCCTGAATTATCCTTATGAGATTGGATGAATCGGTCATATCTCCGTAATGGAGAATAAAATTGCGGTTTTCAATATGCGGATCCTGATAAAGATGATCAATCCTGTTGGTATTGAATAAGGAACTGCGTCGTTTGATCCCGTGAACAATATACCCTTTGCGCAAAAGGAATTCGGCAAGATAGGCACCATCCTGACCAGTGACACCGGTAATCAGGGCTACTTTTTGTGACATAAAGCTTAAATTAGCGTTCTATATTACAAAACTAAGAAAAAACGACCAGTATAAACCGCATATACATTCATCTTGTTCAGGTAAAACTCTTTCCGCCGAAAAGAGCATCGGCATGGTCTACCGGACCGGAGACCCGACAGATAATTTTATATTACCTTTGCGATCAGAATATCTAAACATATCGGCTTTCCAGACCAATGAATCATCGTATCTTTTACCTGATGCTGAGCCTGAGCGGCGCAGTCATTCTTTTATTTATTATTGCGCCGCTTGCAGGGATTTTTATTAAAAGTGAAGGCAGTGAGCTATTGGCCGCGACCCGGGACAGCGAGGTCACGGGAAGTATCTGGCTGACCATTGGAACATCTATGGCAGCAACAGTAATTTTCGCAATATTGTCATTGCCATTTGCTTGGCTTCTGGCAAGGCGTAAGTTCAGACTGAAAAAGCTTGTATTGGGTATAATAGATCTTCCTGTAGTTATTCCGCACACAGCCGCCGGAATTGCATTATTGGGCGTTATATCGCGCGATTCATTGGTTGGCAGGCTGGCGGAGAAAGCCGGCATCGATTTCGTAGGGCATCCCTCTGGGATTATTCTGGCCATGGCTTTTGTAAGCCTTCCGTTTTTTCTAAATGCAGCCAGGGAAGGGTTTACCGGAGTTCCAGAGCGGCTTGAAAAGGCAGCATTAAACCTTGGCGCTTCCCCTTTGAGGGTATTTCTGACCATCTCCATACCGCTGGCCATGCGGCAGATTATCTCCGGTTCAGTGATGATGTTTGCCAGGGGAATGAGCGAATTCGGAGCAGTAATCATTATTGCATACCATCCTATGACGGCACCGGTGCTTATTTTTGAAAGGTTCAGTTCCTTCGGATTACAATATGCCCGACCGGTTTCGGTAATTTTTATAATCATTTCCGTCATATTGTTTCTTTTAATGAGATTGTTGGCAAGAGACCCTGAAAATGCTAGAAATTAGACACTTATATAAGGACTTCAAACGGTTTTGCATTAGCGATATCAACCTGAAAATCAACAGGGATGATTATTTTGTTCTGCTGGGCGCTTCAGGAGCCGGGAAATCGGTATTACTGGAACTCATTGCTGGAATTATACGACCCGACTCAGGCAGCATTTTACTGAACGGTAAAGAAATCACTCTTCTGCCGGTAGATAAGCGCAAAACCGGTCTGATCTTTCAAACCCCTGCGATCTTTCCGCATCTTACTGTAAAACAAAATATCGCCTTTCCCCTTTTCGCGGCAACCCGCCAGTTAGTCGAACCGAAAGTCAGATCTCTGGCTGAGCAGACCGGCATTTCACACCTGCTGAATGAAAAGCCGGCCAAACTCTCAGGAGGTGAGTTACAACGACTGGCCTTAGCCCGTACACTGGCATCTGAACCATTGATGCTGTTGCTCGATGAGCCCCTCTCTGCTGTCGATACGCCCATGAAGTCATCCCTCAGGGGGTTGTTGCGCGGCCTGAACCGCGATGGGATGCCGATGCTTCATGTGACGCATGACTTTGAAGAAGCAGTTGCCCTGGCCACAAAGATGGCAGTAATTGAGAACGGCAGTATCATCCAGACCGGAACCCCATCGGAAATCATTAATCAGCCGAAAAGCGGATTTGCTGCAGGATTTACCGGTGAGCAAAACTTCTTTAAATCAGAAATCAAAGGGCTTTATGCATTTATTGAAGCAGGCAGTTCCGGCAAGGACCGGTTCAGAATTCATCTTAACGAAATATTTGAGGAAGGGCCGGCCAGCATCCTGATCCGCAGCAGTCATGTTATCGTTGCAAAAGAAGAACCTGAACTGAGCACCACAAATAACTTCAGCGGAAGAATTACCTCGATCAGCCCGCTAAGAGAGGGTTATGAAATATGTATTGAAAACGGGCTCCGGTTTTATGCCCGGATTACCAGGGATGCGCTTGACAAACTCAGCCTTGCTCCCGGGCAGGAGGCATGGGCATGTTTCAAAGCTTCAGCTGTGGAAGTAATCCGTTAATTATGCTGCTATTTTATTCTTCTCCTGATCTGAAAACAACCCCGACCTTATCATGATCTCATTGCCTAACCTGATCATTATCGGAGGATCGTCGCGAAATGTAGGAAAAACATCCATATGCCTTGACCTGATTTCAAGGTATGCGTCAAAACTGGACATTACCGGCCTGAAAATTTCCGCCATTAAGCCGGAAGAGAAAATTTACCACGGAACCCATGGGCATGTGTTTAAGGGCAGAAATTTCAGGATCTATGAAGAGCCGAAACCTGATGACCATAAAGATACGGCCAGAATGCTGAAAGCCGGTGCAAAAAGAGCCGTTTACATCGAAGCAGCCGACGAGCACCTGGCAGAAGCATTTGCCGGATTCAGGAATTTATACGGAACAACCGGTCCGATTATCAGTGAATCAAGAAGCTTGAGAAAACTGGCAATTCCCTCACTCTTCATCCTGATAAAGCATTTTGAGGCGGCCCTGATAAAACAGGATTTTTATAAATACGAAGCCCTTGCAGATCTAACTGTAAACATCAAACCCGGCTGC
This sequence is a window from Lentimicrobium saccharophilum. Protein-coding genes within it:
- the gmd gene encoding GDP-mannose 4,6-dehydratase, which gives rise to MSQKVALITGVTGQDGAYLAEFLLRKGYIVHGIKRRSSLFNTNRIDHLYQDPHIENRNFILHYGDMTDSSNLIRIIQEVQPDEIYNLAAMSHVKVSFDSPEYTANADGIGTLRILEAVRLLNLAGKTRIYQASTSELYGLVQQIPQSEKTPFYPRSPYAVAKMYAYWITVNYREAYGLFAANGILFNHESPVRGETFVTRKITMAVSRIALGMQDKLFLGNLSAKRDWGHAKDYVRAMYLILQQEKPEDFVIATGITTEVREFVRLAFGEVGISIEFKGSGVDEKAYVTGCSNPEYQLSSGKEVLAVDPMYFRPTEVDLLLGDPTKAREKLGWIPEYDLKGLVKDMMEGDIKLMKKDRYLRDGGYDILSYFE
- a CDS encoding ABC transporter ATP-binding protein; amino-acid sequence: MLEIRHLYKDFKRFCISDINLKINRDDYFVLLGASGAGKSVLLELIAGIIRPDSGSILLNGKEITLLPVDKRKTGLIFQTPAIFPHLTVKQNIAFPLFAATRQLVEPKVRSLAEQTGISHLLNEKPAKLSGGELQRLALARTLASEPLMLLLDEPLSAVDTPMKSSLRGLLRGLNRDGMPMLHVTHDFEEAVALATKMAVIENGSIIQTGTPSEIINQPKSGFAAGFTGEQNFFKSEIKGLYAFIEAGSSGKDRFRIHLNEIFEEGPASILIRSSHVIVAKEEPELSTTNNFSGRITSISPLREGYEICIENGLRFYARITRDALDKLSLAPGQEAWACFKASAVEVIR
- a CDS encoding GDP-L-fucose synthase family protein, with translation MNKDSRIYIAGHRGLVGSAIMNNLQRKGYVNLITRTFEELDLTDQSKVTAFFEYEKPEFVFLAAAKVGGIMANNKYRAQFIYENLQIQNNIIHQAYLNGVKKLLFLGSSCVYPKNAPQPMSEDCLLTGELEYTNEPYAIAKIAGMKMCESYNLQYGTDFISVMPTNLYGYNDNFNLETSHVLPALLRKIHLGKCLEKGDLREIRNDLIRNQAEGITIDTEDHELLNYLGRFGIAEIIKDNDRHVRLSLWGTGQPLREFLWVEDMADACVFVMENHSFSDLRNSSGGNDKTEIRNTHINIGSGKEVSIKDLAFLIKEVVGFKGEIVFDTSKPDGTPRKLLDVSKLSTLGWQARTSLKEGIAAVYRHYISG
- a CDS encoding ABC transporter permease — its product is MNHRIFYLMLSLSGAVILLFIIAPLAGIFIKSEGSELLAATRDSEVTGSIWLTIGTSMAATVIFAILSLPFAWLLARRKFRLKKLVLGIIDLPVVIPHTAAGIALLGVISRDSLVGRLAEKAGIDFVGHPSGIILAMAFVSLPFFLNAAREGFTGVPERLEKAALNLGASPLRVFLTISIPLAMRQIISGSVMMFARGMSEFGAVIIIAYHPMTAPVLIFERFSSFGLQYARPVSVIFIIISVILFLLMRLLARDPENARN